A stretch of the Phycodurus eques isolate BA_2022a chromosome 15, UOR_Pequ_1.1, whole genome shotgun sequence genome encodes the following:
- the plpp1a gene encoding phospholipid phosphatase 1 isoform X2: MFETRGMPFVVLDVVCLVLAGLPFAILTAQHKPFRRGFFCHDDSIKYLLKDDTISYQLLGVVMIPLTVLTMIFGECLCVYLKRLQSKSSYGSYVARVYKVVGTFLFGAAMSQSLTDIAKYSIGRLRPHFLDVCKPDWKRVNCSPGAYVEHFACTGNPTMVNEGRLSFYSGHSSFSMYCMLFLALYLQARMRAEWARLLRPTIQFFLIAASVYTGLSRVSDYKHHWSDVLTGLLQGALMAILVVFFVSDFFKQSLKARNEANIPHTNLQETPTNGNHFESPN; encoded by the exons ATGTTCGAGACAAGAGGAATGCCATTCGTGGTTCTCGACGTCGTCTGCCTTGTTTTAG CTGGACTCCCGTTCGCAATACTCACCGCGCAACACAAACCGTTCCGCCGAGGCTTTTTCTGTCACGATGATTCAATCAAGTACCTGCTTAAAGACGACACCATTTCCTATCAGTTGTTAGGAGTTGTCATGATTCCTCTCACAGTGCTCACT ATGATATTCGGTGAGTGCCTCTGCGTGTACCTCAAGCGCCTGCAGTCCAAGTCGTCATACGGCAGCTACGTGGCGCGCGTCTACAAGGTGGTGGGCACCTTTCTGTTCGGCGCCGCCATGAGCCAGTCGCTCACCGACATCGCCAAGTACTCCATCGGCCGCCTCCGGCCGCACTTCCTGGATGTGTGCAAGCCCGACTGGAAGCGGGTCAACTGCTCGCCGGGCGCCTACGTGGAGCATTTCGCCTGCACCGGAAACCCCACCATGGTCAACGAGGGCAG GTTATCTTTCTATTCTGGCCACTCATCCTTCTCTATGTACTGCATGCTGTTCCTGGCG CTGTACCTGCAGGCCCGTATGCGTGCAGAGTGGGCTCGCCTGCTGAGGCCCACCATCCAGTTCTTCCTGATCGCAGCCTCTGTGTACACGGGGCTGTCGCGCGTGTCTGACTACAAGCACCACTGGAGCGATGTGCTCACCGGCCTCCTGCAGGGGGCGCTGATGGCCATACTGGTG GTGTTTTTCGTGTCCGACTTTTTCAAGCAGTCCCTGAAGGCCCGCAACGAGGCCAACATCCCCCACACCAACCTCCAGGAGACCCCCACCAACGGAAACCACTTTGAGAGCCCAAACTAA
- the plpp1a gene encoding phospholipid phosphatase 1 isoform X1 — protein sequence MFETRGMPFVVLDVVCLVLGGLPLAAFNLGKISPYQRGFFCSDDSIKYPFHHSTVTSTVLYTVGFSLPISCMIFGECLCVYLKRLQSKSSYGSYVARVYKVVGTFLFGAAMSQSLTDIAKYSIGRLRPHFLDVCKPDWKRVNCSPGAYVEHFACTGNPTMVNEGRLSFYSGHSSFSMYCMLFLALYLQARMRAEWARLLRPTIQFFLIAASVYTGLSRVSDYKHHWSDVLTGLLQGALMAILVVFFVSDFFKQSLKARNEANIPHTNLQETPTNGNHFESPN from the exons ATGTTCGAGACAAGAGGAATGCCATTCGTGGTTCTCGACGTCGTCTGCCTTGTTTTAG GGGGCCTGCCCCTGGCGGCCTTCAACCTGGGTAAGATCAGTCCCTACCAGAGGGGCTTTTTCTGTAGCGACGACAGCATCAAGTACCCTTTCCACCACAGCACCGTCACCTCCACTGTGCTCTACACGGTGGGCTTCTCGCTGCCCATTAGCTGC ATGATATTCGGTGAGTGCCTCTGCGTGTACCTCAAGCGCCTGCAGTCCAAGTCGTCATACGGCAGCTACGTGGCGCGCGTCTACAAGGTGGTGGGCACCTTTCTGTTCGGCGCCGCCATGAGCCAGTCGCTCACCGACATCGCCAAGTACTCCATCGGCCGCCTCCGGCCGCACTTCCTGGATGTGTGCAAGCCCGACTGGAAGCGGGTCAACTGCTCGCCGGGCGCCTACGTGGAGCATTTCGCCTGCACCGGAAACCCCACCATGGTCAACGAGGGCAG GTTATCTTTCTATTCTGGCCACTCATCCTTCTCTATGTACTGCATGCTGTTCCTGGCG CTGTACCTGCAGGCCCGTATGCGTGCAGAGTGGGCTCGCCTGCTGAGGCCCACCATCCAGTTCTTCCTGATCGCAGCCTCTGTGTACACGGGGCTGTCGCGCGTGTCTGACTACAAGCACCACTGGAGCGATGTGCTCACCGGCCTCCTGCAGGGGGCGCTGATGGCCATACTGGTG GTGTTTTTCGTGTCCGACTTTTTCAAGCAGTCCCTGAAGGCCCGCAACGAGGCCAACATCCCCCACACCAACCTCCAGGAGACCCCCACCAACGGAAACCACTTTGAGAGCCCAAACTAA
- the plpp1a gene encoding phospholipid phosphatase 1 isoform X3, translating to MFETRGMPFVVLDVVCLVLGGLPLAAFNLGKISPYQRGFFCSDDSIKYPFHHSTVTSTVLYTVGFSLPISCMIFGECLCVYLKRLQSKSSYGSYVARVYKVVGTFLFGAAMSQSLTDIAKYSIGRLRPHFLDVCKPDWKRVNCSPGAYVEHFACTGNPTMVNEGRLSFYSGHSSFSMYCMLFLAARMRAEWARLLRPTIQFFLIAASVYTGLSRVSDYKHHWSDVLTGLLQGALMAILVVFFVSDFFKQSLKARNEANIPHTNLQETPTNGNHFESPN from the exons ATGTTCGAGACAAGAGGAATGCCATTCGTGGTTCTCGACGTCGTCTGCCTTGTTTTAG GGGGCCTGCCCCTGGCGGCCTTCAACCTGGGTAAGATCAGTCCCTACCAGAGGGGCTTTTTCTGTAGCGACGACAGCATCAAGTACCCTTTCCACCACAGCACCGTCACCTCCACTGTGCTCTACACGGTGGGCTTCTCGCTGCCCATTAGCTGC ATGATATTCGGTGAGTGCCTCTGCGTGTACCTCAAGCGCCTGCAGTCCAAGTCGTCATACGGCAGCTACGTGGCGCGCGTCTACAAGGTGGTGGGCACCTTTCTGTTCGGCGCCGCCATGAGCCAGTCGCTCACCGACATCGCCAAGTACTCCATCGGCCGCCTCCGGCCGCACTTCCTGGATGTGTGCAAGCCCGACTGGAAGCGGGTCAACTGCTCGCCGGGCGCCTACGTGGAGCATTTCGCCTGCACCGGAAACCCCACCATGGTCAACGAGGGCAG GTTATCTTTCTATTCTGGCCACTCATCCTTCTCTATGTACTGCATGCTGTTCCTGGCG GCCCGTATGCGTGCAGAGTGGGCTCGCCTGCTGAGGCCCACCATCCAGTTCTTCCTGATCGCAGCCTCTGTGTACACGGGGCTGTCGCGCGTGTCTGACTACAAGCACCACTGGAGCGATGTGCTCACCGGCCTCCTGCAGGGGGCGCTGATGGCCATACTGGTG GTGTTTTTCGTGTCCGACTTTTTCAAGCAGTCCCTGAAGGCCCGCAACGAGGCCAACATCCCCCACACCAACCTCCAGGAGACCCCCACCAACGGAAACCACTTTGAGAGCCCAAACTAA